From a single Paraburkholderia edwinii genomic region:
- a CDS encoding TOBE domain-containing protein — protein MTDRVEGDEPEQRGPLELAGSVWFKSGEQTLGGASRIALLAAIRETGSITGAAKSVGMSYKAAWDAIDTMNNLAGEPLVVRSTGGKGGGGTTLTARALGLIDTFHAVESEHRKFLERAGAAIEGFAGDWALIGRIGMKTSARNQLFGKVASIHRGTVNDEVSLALPGGQTIVSVLTHESTETLGLKEGVAAFALVKASWVILLADDDGAPLRLSARNQLRGTVAAVTRGAVNAEVSVALDATTVVTAVITNDSVDQLALAEGQPVVAAFKASSVILGVTE, from the coding sequence ATGACAGATCGCGTAGAGGGAGACGAGCCGGAACAGCGTGGGCCGCTCGAGCTCGCCGGTTCGGTGTGGTTCAAATCGGGCGAACAGACGCTCGGCGGCGCGTCGCGCATTGCGCTGCTCGCGGCGATTCGCGAAACCGGCTCGATCACGGGCGCGGCGAAGTCCGTCGGCATGAGCTACAAGGCCGCCTGGGATGCGATCGACACGATGAACAATCTCGCCGGCGAACCGCTCGTCGTACGATCGACGGGCGGCAAGGGCGGCGGCGGCACGACGCTGACGGCGCGTGCATTGGGCCTGATCGATACGTTTCACGCGGTCGAGAGCGAGCACCGCAAGTTTCTCGAACGCGCGGGCGCGGCGATCGAGGGCTTTGCCGGCGACTGGGCGCTGATCGGCCGTATCGGCATGAAAACGAGCGCGCGCAATCAGCTGTTCGGCAAGGTCGCGTCGATCCATCGCGGCACGGTCAACGATGAGGTGTCGCTCGCGCTGCCGGGCGGGCAAACCATCGTTTCCGTGCTGACGCATGAAAGTACCGAGACGCTTGGGCTCAAGGAAGGCGTTGCCGCGTTTGCGCTCGTCAAGGCGTCGTGGGTGATTCTGCTGGCCGACGATGACGGCGCGCCGCTGCGGCTGTCCGCGCGCAATCAGTTGCGCGGGACGGTAGCTGCCGTGACGCGCGGCGCGGTGAATGCGGAAGTGTCGGTGGCGCTCGATGCGACGACGGTCGTGACCGCGGTGATCACGAATGACAGCGTCGACCAACTTGCGCTCGCGGAAGGGCAGCCGGTGGTGGCGGCATTCAAGGCGTCGAGTGTGATTCTCGGTGTGACTGAATAG
- a CDS encoding CHAD domain-containing protein codes for MVRVLEIVLNLPEPTVLAWLEQHGQAPERIDAALTETVDALAGFERLADAAPADGAAPRTLYGFDGDCALADAGWRVVTEVTENGRRAIATHREWHAPGVAICHVVCDVALERDAALVDAFNDAPRELARVLGRAGELATVATLRHERRIQWRRETAQGVTVDIAFDVVHCVRAQTDPALALRELRVTTRWPDNEDDEPAQAAHMDADASRDADAAAAAATDAADEPTPADPANAARAATSVAEFETACEAASPVQVAQTPEAALTALFSVANELAAASPAFPVLADAFDRECRIDVPRDDAPARARAIDLDGARTPHRALLAIECNIANQWFGNEAAVRDAPDVEFIHQMRVAQRRLKTATKMFPAWIDGMWTTRVEPRFKWLSDLLGDARDWDVFTDSTLPELTQADVDAAAWDATREAAERRRVDARARVQEAMRSPAYAELALAWLEWISDLSLRGTPEKERGRSLRKYVSKRIEKHYKRVTHETKLTALDAASRHKVRIHAKRLRYTIEFFEPIVSHKTRRDVSKTLSRMQSVLGDGNDAVVALHFLEELDVPPYQLGFARGWCEALKRHTAKEGERLLMDLSRPKVASGGG; via the coding sequence ATGGTTCGTGTGCTGGAAATTGTGCTGAATCTGCCGGAGCCCACTGTTCTCGCGTGGCTCGAACAACACGGGCAGGCGCCGGAGCGAATCGATGCCGCGCTGACCGAAACGGTCGATGCGTTGGCGGGCTTCGAGCGTCTTGCCGATGCCGCGCCGGCCGATGGTGCGGCGCCGCGCACGCTGTATGGCTTCGATGGCGACTGTGCGCTGGCCGATGCCGGCTGGCGCGTCGTGACCGAAGTGACCGAAAACGGCAGGCGCGCCATCGCCACGCATCGCGAATGGCATGCGCCGGGCGTCGCGATTTGCCATGTCGTCTGCGATGTCGCGCTGGAGCGCGATGCGGCGCTCGTCGACGCTTTTAACGATGCGCCTCGTGAACTCGCGCGTGTGCTTGGCCGCGCCGGCGAACTGGCGACCGTCGCGACGCTCAGGCACGAGCGGCGTATCCAGTGGCGGCGCGAGACGGCGCAGGGGGTGACCGTCGATATCGCATTCGACGTCGTGCACTGCGTGCGCGCGCAGACCGATCCCGCGCTCGCGCTGCGCGAACTGCGCGTCACGACGCGTTGGCCCGACAACGAGGACGATGAACCGGCCCAGGCCGCGCACATGGACGCGGACGCATCGCGTGACGCCGACGCGGCCGCCGCCGCAGCCACCGATGCCGCGGACGAACCCACGCCCGCCGATCCGGCCAACGCCGCGCGTGCCGCGACGTCCGTGGCCGAATTCGAAACGGCATGCGAAGCCGCTTCGCCCGTGCAGGTGGCGCAAACGCCCGAAGCCGCATTGACCGCGCTCTTCTCGGTCGCGAACGAACTTGCCGCTGCATCGCCGGCATTCCCGGTGCTTGCCGATGCGTTCGACCGCGAATGCCGGATCGACGTGCCGCGCGACGACGCGCCGGCGCGCGCCAGGGCGATCGATCTCGATGGTGCGCGCACGCCGCATCGGGCGCTGCTGGCGATCGAATGCAATATCGCGAACCAATGGTTCGGCAATGAAGCGGCCGTGCGCGATGCGCCGGATGTCGAGTTCATTCACCAGATGCGTGTCGCGCAGCGTCGGCTTAAAACGGCGACGAAGATGTTTCCGGCGTGGATCGACGGCATGTGGACCACGCGCGTCGAGCCGCGTTTCAAGTGGCTCAGCGATCTGCTCGGCGACGCGCGCGACTGGGACGTCTTCACCGATTCGACGCTGCCCGAGCTCACGCAAGCCGATGTCGATGCGGCCGCCTGGGACGCGACGCGCGAAGCGGCCGAGCGGCGGCGCGTCGATGCGCGCGCCAGGGTTCAGGAGGCGATGCGCTCGCCCGCTTATGCGGAGCTCGCGCTCGCGTGGCTCGAATGGATCAGCGATCTGTCGTTGCGCGGCACGCCCGAAAAGGAGCGTGGCCGGTCGCTGCGCAAATACGTGAGCAAGCGCATCGAAAAGCACTACAAGCGCGTGACGCACGAAACGAAGCTGACCGCGCTCGATGCGGCGAGCCGCCACAAGGTGCGCATTCATGCGAAACGGCTGCGCTACACGATCGAGTTCTTCGAGCCGATCGTGTCGCACAAGACGCGCCGCGATGTCTCGAAGACGCTATCGCGCATGCAAAGCGTGCTCGGCGACGGCAACGACGCCGTGGTCGCGCTGCATTTTCTCGAGGAACTGGACGTGCCGCCGTATCAGCTCGGTTTCGCGCGAGGTTGGTGCGAAGCGCTCAAGCGTCATACGGCCAAGGAAGGCGAGCGCCTGCTCATGGACTTGAGCAGGCCGAAAGTGGCAAGCGGCGGCGGCTGA
- a CDS encoding SDR family NAD(P)-dependent oxidoreductase yields the protein MHIDLSGKTAVVSGSTAGIGLAIATGIAASGADTIVNGRNQRAVDEAVATVRAKASGAKVRGIAADLGTRAGCDAFLKDVPDADILINNLGMYGPSDIFATSDDEWERYFQINVMSGVRLTRAYLKDMMERRWGRVVFVSSESGLNIPSDMLAYGFTKTAQLSIARGIAKFAAASGVTVNSVLPGPTMTDGVREMLRETAQKQSKSIEQAADEFVVSSRGTSIIRRITMPEEVANMVVYICSPQASATTGAALRVDGGIVDTIA from the coding sequence ATGCATATCGATCTTTCCGGCAAGACTGCAGTGGTAAGCGGTTCGACGGCGGGCATCGGCCTCGCGATCGCAACCGGCATCGCGGCGTCCGGCGCCGACACCATCGTCAACGGCCGCAATCAGCGTGCCGTCGACGAAGCCGTCGCAACGGTCCGCGCGAAGGCGTCCGGCGCAAAGGTGCGCGGCATCGCCGCGGACCTCGGCACGCGCGCGGGCTGCGATGCATTCCTGAAGGACGTACCGGATGCGGACATCCTGATCAACAATCTCGGCATGTACGGCCCGAGCGATATCTTCGCGACGAGCGACGACGAGTGGGAGCGCTACTTCCAGATCAACGTGATGTCCGGCGTGCGCCTCACGCGCGCTTACCTGAAGGACATGATGGAGCGGCGCTGGGGACGCGTCGTGTTCGTCTCGTCCGAGTCAGGCTTGAACATCCCTTCCGACATGCTCGCGTACGGCTTCACGAAGACAGCACAGCTATCGATCGCGCGCGGCATCGCAAAGTTCGCGGCGGCAAGCGGCGTCACCGTCAATTCCGTGCTGCCCGGCCCGACGATGACCGACGGCGTGCGCGAGATGCTCCGGGAAACGGCGCAGAAACAGAGCAAATCGATCGAGCAGGCGGCCGACGAATTCGTTGTCTCGAGCCGCGGCACATCGATCATTCGCCGCATCACGATGCCGGAGGAAGTGGCGAATATGGTCGTCTACATCTGTTCGCCGCAGGCATCGGCGACGACCGGCGCGGCATTGCGTGTCGACGGCGGCATCGTCGACACGATCGCATGA
- a CDS encoding tautomerase family protein, with translation MPLTRTTLQAGKPAAYRTALANSIQRALVNTFNVPDDDIFMSITELEPDNFIFSRRYMGIARSDDFVLIQITVSNTRTQQQKKALYKAIADSLAADPGVRPEDVFVNLVEVQREDWSFGNGLAQYAMA, from the coding sequence ATGCCGTTGACTCGCACTACCTTGCAGGCCGGCAAGCCGGCCGCTTATCGGACTGCGCTCGCGAACAGCATCCAGCGCGCGCTGGTGAACACGTTCAACGTGCCGGACGACGACATCTTCATGTCGATCACCGAGCTTGAGCCGGACAACTTCATCTTCAGCCGGCGCTACATGGGCATCGCGCGCAGCGACGACTTCGTGCTGATCCAGATCACGGTCTCGAACACGCGCACGCAGCAGCAGAAGAAGGCGCTCTACAAGGCCATCGCCGATTCCCTGGCCGCGGACCCTGGCGTACGGCCCGAGGACGTGTTCGTCAATCTCGTCGAAGTGCAAAGAGAAGACTGGTCGTTCGGCAACGGGCTCGCGCAATACGCGATGGCGTAG
- a CDS encoding LysR family transcriptional regulator — MRVLDLDAVRAFVMIADLNSFTRAANAMNLTQSAISLKLKRLEASLGKQLLERTPRAVRLSQDGLAFLAAARDLLHANDRALGTLTATRRRLVLGLSEHVAGADLPQLLARLNTHDPELAVEMQLGCSRVLFTQYEERRFDAVMVRRMNTDTADTANEAVRADAQSLYAEPLAWLASSDWLPRPDEPLPIAVLSEPCEVRAMAIRILDAAGIRWREVFVSGSLTAICAAVEAGFAVSPLAKRITPHTLVDVGARLNLPPLPGSVVTLYSRVQDAHSVETLRIIANELSRQ; from the coding sequence ATGAGAGTCCTCGATCTTGATGCGGTACGCGCGTTCGTGATGATCGCGGACCTGAATAGCTTCACGCGTGCCGCCAACGCGATGAATCTCACGCAATCGGCGATCAGCCTGAAGCTGAAGCGGCTCGAGGCCAGTCTTGGCAAGCAGCTACTCGAGCGCACGCCGCGCGCCGTGCGTCTTTCGCAGGATGGCCTCGCATTTCTCGCCGCGGCGCGCGACCTGCTGCATGCGAACGACCGCGCGCTCGGCACGCTGACCGCCACGCGGCGGCGCCTCGTGCTGGGCTTGAGCGAGCATGTCGCGGGCGCCGATCTGCCGCAACTGCTCGCGCGCCTCAATACGCACGACCCGGAACTCGCCGTCGAAATGCAGCTCGGCTGCTCGCGCGTGCTATTCACGCAATACGAAGAACGGCGCTTCGACGCGGTGATGGTCCGCCGCATGAATACCGACACCGCCGACACTGCAAACGAAGCCGTCCGCGCCGACGCGCAGTCGCTCTATGCGGAACCGCTGGCGTGGCTTGCTTCATCGGACTGGCTGCCACGCCCCGACGAACCGCTGCCGATCGCCGTGCTATCCGAGCCCTGCGAAGTCCGCGCGATGGCGATCCGCATACTCGACGCGGCAGGCATTCGCTGGCGCGAGGTGTTCGTGAGCGGCAGCCTGACCGCGATTTGCGCTGCAGTCGAGGCCGGTTTCGCCGTTTCGCCGCTCGCGAAGCGCATCACACCGCACACGCTCGTCGACGTCGGCGCGCGGCTCAATCTGCCGCCGTTGCCGGGGTCGGTCGTCACGCTTTATTCGCGCGTGCAGGACGCGCACTCGGTCGAAACGCTGCGGATCATCGCGAACGAGCTCAGCAGGCAGTGA
- a CDS encoding MbcA/ParS/Xre antitoxin family protein has protein sequence MSAAGLRAFFNIARDWDLSTDEQIVLLGSPGRSTFFKWKAEPQTARLGRDTLERLSLLLGIYKSLQILLPQPAAADAWIKRPNSAPPFGGRRALDRLLAGNISDLVAVRQYLDAMRGGWA, from the coding sequence ATGTCGGCCGCGGGCTTGCGCGCGTTCTTCAATATCGCCCGCGACTGGGACCTGAGCACCGATGAGCAGATCGTGCTGCTGGGCTCGCCGGGCCGGTCGACGTTCTTCAAATGGAAGGCGGAGCCGCAAACCGCGCGGCTGGGGCGCGACACGCTCGAACGGCTGTCGCTGCTGCTCGGCATCTACAAGTCGCTGCAAATCCTGCTGCCGCAACCGGCCGCCGCGGACGCGTGGATCAAGCGTCCGAACAGTGCGCCGCCGTTCGGCGGCCGCCGCGCGCTCGACCGGCTGCTTGCCGGCAACATCAGCGATCTGGTCGCCGTGCGCCAGTATCTCGACGCAATGCGAGGCGGCTGGGCGTGA
- a CDS encoding RES family NAD+ phosphorylase, whose product MTRSQWQERWPTSPLAWLPAYRVVPTRFPAVNLFDRVASPEDFEALYALEAMTNDRLRTEVGELDLVPRDERRFGPGWGPIMAAFTHLNPLGSRFSDGTYGVFYCAASRATAIAETRYHSALFLAATQEPPLRQQMRLYTVLAEGDVVDLRGGVRGASDVSGATKPATKPATESASGARTAAVRNVSDTDTSFDAPAVLSPTDYTAGQALGRAARSAGAPGIVYPSVRDASGECLAAFRTTLLRDCHHAAYLEYNWNGHEIDVVFELNQVG is encoded by the coding sequence GTGACGCGATCGCAATGGCAGGAACGCTGGCCCACGTCGCCGCTTGCGTGGTTGCCCGCTTATCGCGTCGTGCCGACGCGCTTTCCGGCGGTGAATCTGTTCGACCGTGTCGCGTCGCCCGAAGACTTCGAGGCGCTGTATGCGCTCGAAGCGATGACCAACGACCGTCTGCGCACCGAAGTCGGCGAACTCGATCTGGTGCCGCGCGACGAGCGCCGCTTCGGTCCGGGCTGGGGGCCGATCATGGCCGCGTTCACGCATCTGAATCCGCTCGGCAGCCGTTTCTCCGATGGCACGTACGGCGTGTTCTATTGCGCGGCGTCGCGCGCCACCGCGATTGCGGAAACCCGCTATCATTCGGCGCTTTTTCTGGCGGCCACGCAGGAGCCGCCGCTGCGTCAGCAGATGCGGCTCTATACGGTATTGGCGGAAGGCGATGTCGTCGATCTGCGCGGCGGTGTACGCGGTGCGAGTGACGTGAGTGGCGCGACGAAACCGGCAACGAAACCGGCAACGGAATCGGCTAGCGGCGCGCGTACGGCCGCGGTGCGAAACGTGTCGGATACGGACACGTCGTTCGATGCACCCGCGGTGCTCTCGCCAACCGACTACACGGCCGGCCAGGCGCTCGGCCGCGCGGCGCGTTCAGCAGGCGCGCCGGGCATCGTGTATCCGTCGGTGCGCGACGCGAGCGGCGAATGCCTCGCGGCTTTCCGCACGACGCTGCTGCGCGATTGCCACCACGCCGCCTACCTCGAATACAACTGGAACGGTCACGAGATCGACGTGGTATTCGAACTGAATCAGGTGGGGTAG
- a CDS encoding metallophosphoesterase yields MEHTLVTTVQHHPVNRVGRDFVIGDLHGCVDALRYLLREIVFDPARDRLFSVGDLVDRGVQSEAALALLDKPWFYAVLGNHEDTLCGVAEGRLRRKWWYDIGGQWGEYLSDERLRDYAQRLRLLPLVRVIGSGSERFNILHAEFFGTDAELDRGDFSNATRQRILWGRDLALGNFDPARVRGLSTTFCGHTPVREVVQCGAQLFIDTGAFGQGGKLTVIEANTLQRWSVSVEMARAEGAAAFALP; encoded by the coding sequence ATGGAGCACACTCTGGTCACTACCGTTCAACATCACCCGGTGAATCGCGTCGGCCGCGACTTCGTTATCGGCGACCTGCATGGGTGCGTCGACGCGTTGCGCTATCTGCTGCGCGAGATCGTTTTCGACCCCGCGCGCGATCGTCTTTTTTCGGTCGGCGATCTCGTCGACCGCGGGGTGCAGTCGGAAGCCGCGCTCGCGCTGCTCGACAAGCCGTGGTTCTACGCGGTGCTCGGCAATCATGAGGACACCTTGTGCGGCGTCGCGGAAGGACGTTTGCGGCGCAAGTGGTGGTACGACATCGGCGGACAGTGGGGCGAGTACTTGTCCGACGAAAGGCTGCGCGACTATGCGCAGCGGCTGCGCCTGCTGCCGCTCGTGCGCGTGATCGGCAGCGGCAGCGAGCGCTTCAATATTTTGCATGCCGAGTTTTTCGGCACCGATGCCGAACTCGATCGCGGCGATTTTTCCAATGCGACGCGTCAGCGGATTTTATGGGGACGCGACCTCGCCTTGGGCAATTTCGATCCCGCGCGCGTGCGCGGGCTGTCGACCACGTTCTGCGGACACACGCCCGTGCGCGAAGTGGTCCAATGTGGTGCACAGCTTTTTATCGACACCGGCGCGTTCGGGCAGGGCGGCAAACTCACCGTCATCGAAGCGAACACGTTGCAGCGCTGGTCGGTCAGTGTGGAAATGGCGCGTGCGGAAGGGGCGGCGGCATTCGCGTTGCCCTGA
- a CDS encoding c-type cytochrome: protein MTNPTSRARPAGEGGSLREQRLLRQRRFQRLYRRKRVMSIATLAAAFSLFALYIAWLEVHGANTARGDESPLAEAVARGPAENAGANGAELVQRGEYLTRAGNCIACHTSDKGRPFAGGVAMQTPFGTIYTPNITPDPDTGIGRWSDADFLRAMHEGIGKGDERLYPAFPYPSYTKVADRDVLAMRAYLNTIAPVRFTPPANALNFPFNQRWLMLFWNLFNFDEGRFVPDPKQSAEWNRGAYLVDGLAHCGECHTPRNFMQGLKSDERFSGAMQAGWHAFNITPDKISGIGNWSAAEVVAYLATGVAQGRASAAGPMAQVVEDSTQFLSGEDLRSIAVYLRALPPVRGGISSEKELARDMHGAPAADVTALRGAAVGDVVGGANGADGGAKDVNGVSHVKRDVSHDGSRNISRNISGAQLFIANCASCHRWTGVGVGASAPGAYPSLIHNSVVGAADTTNLVMVILHGVSRKTQNADILMPSFGDQLTDDQIAELGDYVTNQFGNPHSSVTAKQVAQLRSRPR from the coding sequence ATGACGAATCCGACGTCTCGCGCGCGGCCGGCCGGCGAAGGCGGTTCGTTGCGCGAGCAAAGGCTTCTGCGGCAACGGCGATTCCAGCGGCTCTATCGGCGCAAACGCGTCATGAGCATCGCGACGCTGGCCGCCGCATTTTCGCTCTTTGCGCTGTACATCGCGTGGCTCGAGGTGCATGGCGCGAACACCGCGCGCGGCGACGAATCGCCGCTTGCCGAAGCGGTGGCGCGCGGCCCTGCAGAAAACGCTGGCGCGAATGGCGCGGAACTCGTGCAACGCGGCGAATACCTCACCCGCGCAGGCAACTGCATCGCATGTCACACGTCGGATAAAGGCCGGCCGTTTGCGGGCGGCGTCGCCATGCAGACACCGTTCGGCACGATCTATACGCCGAACATCACGCCGGACCCCGATACGGGTATCGGCCGATGGAGCGACGCCGACTTCCTGCGCGCGATGCACGAAGGCATCGGCAAGGGTGACGAGCGGCTCTACCCGGCGTTTCCGTACCCGTCGTATACGAAGGTCGCGGACCGCGACGTGCTCGCGATGCGCGCTTACCTGAATACGATCGCGCCGGTTCGATTCACGCCGCCCGCCAACGCGTTGAACTTTCCGTTCAATCAGCGCTGGCTCATGCTGTTCTGGAATCTGTTCAACTTCGACGAAGGGCGCTTTGTGCCCGATCCGAAACAGAGCGCCGAATGGAATCGCGGCGCCTATCTCGTCGATGGTCTTGCGCATTGCGGCGAGTGCCACACGCCGCGCAATTTCATGCAAGGACTGAAATCGGACGAGCGTTTCTCCGGCGCCATGCAGGCCGGCTGGCACGCGTTCAACATCACGCCGGACAAGATCAGCGGCATCGGCAACTGGAGCGCTGCTGAAGTCGTTGCTTATCTTGCGACCGGCGTCGCGCAGGGACGCGCCAGTGCGGCCGGGCCGATGGCGCAGGTCGTCGAGGACAGCACGCAGTTTCTGAGCGGCGAAGACCTGCGCTCGATCGCCGTGTATCTGCGCGCGCTGCCGCCTGTGCGCGGCGGTATAAGCAGCGAGAAGGAGCTGGCGCGCGACATGCATGGTGCGCCGGCTGCGGACGTTACGGCATTGCGCGGTGCTGCTGTCGGTGATGTTGTCGGTGGCGCGAATGGTGCCGACGGCGGCGCCAAAGACGTCAATGGTGTCAGTCATGTCAAACGCGATGTCAGCCACGATGGCAGTCGCAATATCAGCCGCAATATCAGCGGCGCGCAGCTATTCATCGCGAACTGCGCGAGCTGCCATCGATGGACTGGCGTGGGCGTCGGCGCGAGCGCGCCGGGCGCGTATCCGTCGCTGATCCATAACAGCGTGGTCGGTGCGGCGGATACCACGAATCTGGTGATGGTGATTCTGCATGGTGTCAGCCGAAAGACACAAAACGCGGATATCTTGATGCCGTCGTTTGGCGATCAGTTGACTGACGATCAGATTGCCGAACTTGGCGATTACGTAACGAACCAATTCGGGAATCCTCACTCGTCTGTCACTGCGAAGCAGGTCGCCCAATTGCGTAGTCGGCCACGGTAA
- a CDS encoding GMC family oxidoreductase, with product MRESADIVVVGSGVAGSLVAHQLALAGASVLMLEAGPRLPRWQIVENFRNSPAKDDYASPYPATPYAPHPQYAPANDYLVQKGEVAYRAQYLRVVGGTTWHWAAAAWRLLPQDFQLKTRYGVGRDWPYPYEALEPWYGAAEDALGVSGPDASVDLGSPRSKPYSMRALPLSYMDQRFSDVLNANGFQVVPEPVARNSRPYDSRPTCCGNNNCMPICPIGAMYNGIVHVAKAEQAGAVLRARAVVYRIEADNKGLITAVHYKDPHGNSTRVTGKLFVLAANGVETPKLMLMSSSEAFPRGIGNRSDQVGRNLMDHPGTGVSFLANESLWPGRGPMEMTSVVNFRDGAFRNEYAAKKLHVSNATPTLAIASALLAGGLTGAEIDRQIRNRAARLVTINSFHEPLPESQNRIVPSAEHKDALGIARPEIYYSIGDYVKKSATHTQEQYARIAELFGGTEVAFDDTFAPNHHIMGTTIMGSQAADSVVDADCRTHDHPNLFVAGSAVMPSAGSVNCTLTVAALALKLADKLKREI from the coding sequence ATGCGTGAGTCCGCCGATATCGTGGTCGTCGGTTCGGGCGTCGCGGGCAGTCTCGTCGCGCATCAGCTTGCGCTAGCGGGCGCATCGGTGCTGATGCTCGAGGCGGGGCCGCGTTTGCCGCGCTGGCAGATCGTCGAGAACTTCCGCAACTCGCCCGCGAAAGACGATTACGCGTCCCCTTATCCGGCGACGCCCTATGCGCCGCATCCGCAGTACGCGCCGGCCAACGACTATCTTGTGCAGAAGGGCGAGGTTGCGTACCGCGCGCAGTACTTGCGCGTGGTCGGCGGCACGACCTGGCATTGGGCGGCCGCCGCGTGGCGCTTATTGCCGCAGGACTTCCAGCTCAAGACGCGTTACGGCGTCGGGCGCGACTGGCCGTATCCGTACGAAGCGCTCGAGCCGTGGTACGGCGCGGCCGAAGACGCGCTCGGCGTATCGGGCCCGGACGCGTCGGTCGATCTCGGTTCGCCGCGTTCGAAGCCGTATTCGATGCGTGCGCTGCCGCTGTCGTATATGGACCAGCGCTTTTCCGATGTGCTCAACGCAAACGGCTTTCAGGTCGTGCCCGAGCCCGTGGCGCGCAACAGCCGTCCCTACGACAGCCGGCCGACCTGCTGCGGCAACAACAACTGCATGCCGATCTGTCCGATCGGGGCGATGTACAACGGCATCGTGCATGTCGCGAAAGCGGAGCAGGCGGGCGCCGTGCTGCGCGCGCGAGCGGTGGTCTACCGGATCGAAGCCGACAACAAAGGGCTCATCACCGCGGTTCACTACAAGGACCCGCACGGCAACAGCACGCGCGTGACGGGCAAGCTTTTCGTACTCGCGGCAAACGGCGTCGAAACGCCGAAGCTGATGCTGATGTCGAGCTCCGAAGCATTTCCGCGCGGCATCGGCAACCGTTCGGATCAGGTCGGCCGCAATCTGATGGACCATCCGGGCACCGGCGTCAGTTTTCTCGCGAACGAATCGCTGTGGCCGGGGCGCGGGCCGATGGAGATGACGTCGGTGGTGAACTTCCGCGATGGCGCGTTTCGTAACGAATATGCGGCCAAAAAGTTGCACGTATCGAATGCCACGCCGACGCTCGCGATCGCTTCGGCGCTGCTGGCCGGCGGCTTGACCGGCGCGGAAATCGACCGGCAGATTCGCAACCGCGCGGCGCGGCTCGTGACGATCAACAGTTTTCACGAGCCTTTGCCGGAGTCGCAAAACCGCATCGTGCCGTCGGCCGAACACAAGGACGCGCTCGGCATTGCGCGCCCGGAAATTTACTACTCGATTGGCGACTACGTGAAAAAAAGCGCGACGCACACGCAGGAACAGTACGCACGCATCGCCGAGCTTTTCGGCGGCACCGAAGTCGCGTTCGACGATACCTTTGCACCGAACCATCACATCATGGGCACCACGATCATGGGCAGCCAAGCCGCCGACTCCGTTGTCGATGCGGACTGCCGCACGCACGATCATCCGAATCTGTTTGTCGCGGGCAGCGCGGTGATGCCGAGCGCCGGCTCCGTCAACTGCACGCTGACGGTTGCGGCGCTGGCGTTGAAGCTGGCCGACAAGCTCAAGCGCGAAATCTGA